CActgttaaatttttatatgtatcaGAATTTATTCGTGGGTGGAGTGGACACTTCTGCAATTACTTTGAACTGGGCAATGGCAGAACTAATGAAGAATCCAAGAGTGATGAAGAAAGCACAAGATGAAGTTAGAAAAGCTATTGGAGACAAAGGAAAGGTGACAGAAGCTGATCTTGGAAAGCTTGGGTACAtcaatatgataataaaagaaactttCAGAAAGCATCCTCCTGTCCCATTACTAATTCCAAGGGAAACCATCTCTGAAATTAAACTCGATGGTTATGTAGTTCCAGCCAACACAATGTTGCAAGTCAATGTCTGGGCAATTGGACATGATCCCAAATACTTTAAGGATCCTGAGGAGTTCTACCCCGAAAGATTTGCAGAGAGCCCTATTGATTATAAAGGAAGTCATTTTGAGTTATTGCCATTTGGAGCTGGAAGAAGAATGTGTGTAGGGATGCATGTAGGAGAAATGAACATTGGGATTGTCCTTTCAAATCTCTTGTACTGTTTTGACTGGAAATTGCCTGATGGGATGACAAGGGAAAATCTCAACATGGATGAGATGGACCATGTTGCTCTTACTGTTACTAAGAAGGTACCTCTTTCACTTGTTCCTGTCAAGTACAATCCATGAATATTGCTTGAGCtggctatatatatattttagataaaaagtGCACGATGTGCATCTAATAAATGTATGGATGTAATGTGTCTGTATCATGTAATGTTTTTGAAGTTTTTgttgcttcttcttcctccAAGTTCCAGCAATTTAGCTTTGCGTTGTATAAATAGCTTTTGTACTGCTGTAAGCAgatattcaaaataaagcaTTTGCTATATAAAGTACCATCAGTATCTGTGGATTGTTCCATTAATCAAGGCCAATGCTATCTGCTGCATAACGGCAACAACAGCTTGATCATCAGGTGGGAGAAGCAGAAGTGTGCGGTGCTTTCATGTTGGTTGATAACCAGAACAGGTCTTAAGAAGAAAACTATACTCCACAACAAGACAAATTCTTGATAATAATTGATaagcattatatatatatatatatatatatatatatatatatatagcagcATGGGAATTTGCATAAATTGGTCTGCAGGCTAAAATACAAGATAAGAATTCTTATCAACAAGGGAACAAGCAAAAGCCTAGACTGATTATAATTGCGTGGCAATGATAATATTACCAAAATATTCAGTACTTTTGTtgatttatattcaaatttattgacGTGCAAATGACCTTACGTTTTGATAAAAACTTCTCTTACTTGTACTTGCTTCACTTGAAGATGAAGGCAGCAGAAAACAACCAAATTCCACCAGGCCCTCCCAAGCTACCAATTATTGGGAACTTGCTCCAAATTGGCACTTTGCCTCATCAGTCTTTGTGCCAACTCCCCAAGAGATATGGCCCGGTTATGCTCCTTTATTTTGGTCGTGTATCAACTGCTGTAGTTTCTTCCGCTTAGGCATCAAGAGAGGTCTTAAAAACTCATGATCTTGACTGTTGCAGTAGACCTCGTACACAGTTACATGGCCCTCAGAGACTCACTCGCAACTACCCCGACATGGCTTTTTCCACTGTAGGGAGACGAAAAATATGTGCTCTTGAGCTTTTCAGCCTAAAGAGAGTTCAGTCATTTAGGCTAATCACGGAAGAAATTAGCTTGCTAATGAATTCCAACTCCCAGTTACAGGAACTCTCGTTAATCTTACTGAAAAGTTATATATTCTTACTGCAAGCACTGTATTTAGGATAGCAAGATGCTGGGAGTGGTTTGGACAAGAAGAGGTTGTAAGACCTTATCCATAAAGCTGACTCTATTGTGGGTTGCCTGTTTGCAGAAGAATACATTCCAAATGTAGGTTGGATACTCACAGTGCTCACTGGTCATCATGCAAAGACTGAACAAGttttcttcaagttggatgctttttcttttcccagCAGGCGATTGATGATCATCTCAAACCAGAGAGGACAAAGGAGCAGGAAGATATTGTTGATGTGCTGTTGAAACTAAAGAGGGAACAAACATAAACAGGTGTAGCATGGCTTAGAAAAGATAATATCAAGGTGATCTTCCTTGTAAGAATCTAGATTTTCCAGCTGTTCACTTTATTCACATATCGATTTTATGACAGCTATGAAAACCCATCAGTCTTTAAAGCTACAACGAAAGTTGAAAACTCAGCTACCTTCCTGCTTGTCTGTGATGATTGTATAACAGAATTTAATATTGGGCGGAGTAGATACTACAGCCATTAATGTCGAATGGGCAATGGCAGAATTAACTAAAAATCCAGGAATAACAAGAAAGCGCAAGGTGCAGTTAGAAATTCTATGgacaagaaaagaagagtaACTGAAGCTGACCTTGATCAGCTTCAATACCTGAGGCTGGTTTCTGAGACTGCACCCTCCTGCTCCACTACTACTCCTTAGAGAAACCAACGTCTCACTTTAAGATCAACAACTACAACATACATCCCAATATGCTAATCCATGTTAATGTTTTGGGCGACTGCTTGAGATCCTAACTACCGGAAAGATCCTGAAAAGTTCTTCCCTGAAATTTTTGTTGACAGTTCCATTGATTTAAGAGGGCAGCATTTCCAATATTTGCCACTTGGATCCAGGGATAAATATGGGAATGGTAATGATGGAGATTGCACTCGCAAATCTCTTGTATTgttttaattggaaattgcCCAGTGATACCAAAGGAGAATTTAACATGGAAGAGAAAGCTGGACTCACCGTTGCTAAGAAGATAGCTCTCAGGCTTGTGCCAATCAACTACCTTTGCTGGGAACCAAAAGATGACCTGAGCTGAAGAGGGTTATTTCATATAAAGTTGGCCGTGTAAAGTACCACTATGTTTACACATATGTGCTAAGTCATTGGATCAAGAAAAGCCCTGTTTGTAAGGTCGTGCATTGAGTTGTGTACTTGTGCCTTCTGCATCAGTACTGATGAATGATGGAATTTCATGTTTTGCTAACTGAAAAAATGTGCCATAACAATGTGGTTGACCAAAGATGCTATAGTATGCGCAATCATTGTAGCTTGCTCTCTATGGCAGGGAGCCAATGCAATAATCAAATGCATCTGCATGTCCTTGCTACCATCCTAACTGAACAGATCTTCATGATGAAACAGCGGATAATTTGAACTCACAGCAAAGAGCCTATCGTGCCTTGTGCACTTAGCTCAAGACTTTACACAAAACATTTGGATTTTGATTCTTTGAAACCCTTCACTTTATATATGATTTCATTAACAGCATAGTCTgataaacaataataatgcTTTGCCTGCATTAGAAACCAAACGAACCGAGAAAAAGTCTCTAAAAATTCTGAAGAGCTATACCAAATTCTCACCTGTCAACTGGATGGAGAATGGACAGCTTCAAGACAtatcttctcttttcttgatGCCTTGTGAGAGACGAGCAAAAATTAGGTAAACtataagaaaagagagaatcaaataaaaagaggaaaaagacTTTATTCTCTGAAGAAAACTACATCATGGCGTGAATTATTTATAAACCAATTATCAGAACACATTAAGCACATGTGCGATGCAAATCTTTATCCTTATATAAACAGTAGCGCATGAAATAAGCTGGCCTTGAAGAAGGGTgtaaaatttcttgaaaattatattttgaaagttcaaaataaatacacaagtagaaaaaaacaaaaagaatggACAAGGGAAAGAAATAATCATAGAAGGGGTTCAGAGAGCTCCATTTCATTTGATGTCTGTTGTGTTTCAGGTCTGCGAGAGCCCACGAATTCCAGTCCCAGCCACTGCCATGGCCAGCATACATATCTAGGTCCATTTCGGCCCCTTGAGTCTTCTCGGGTTTCAAACTCTTCAAGCTGATGACTAAGCTCCTCTACCCTATCCCTCAGCCTAGATGCCCTCATGTCAGCCAATCTCAATGACTTCTCGGCAGCCTCTCTTGCTGCCATCGCTGCAGTTGCTGTCTCTTCTTTGAATTTTAGCTTTTTCTCTGATTCTAACATGGCTAACCTTACCTCTTCAAGTTCTTGTTTAAGTGCAGACAGCTGCAGGTACGTGGCCAAGGACATGATCAGATTCAAATTACTAAAACCCCCTGAATTTGacattatttgaaaaaaaaatcttccTTCACCTTTTACATAcactttttttcctttgtcaaagtaatatacatatttaactCCCTAAGTTTtcattgaaataatattttcatctGAGTTTTGTAAAATAACTATCTTTAAGTCCCTAAAAGGTTAACAAATGAGGGACTAAAATGTAATATGACGACTAGTGTgcatattttttcaaaatttaaaggGCGAtttccttcaattttaaacAATAGGGATACAAGTGTGAATTTTGTTAAGAACCAAGGTTTATGGTAATTTCCTCACATAataattaggcaagacctTAAATGGAATTTTATGCACAACAATCAAGCATCAAGTAGGTTAAATTTGAAGATCTTTGATTCATATGTCACACTCCCTAAGAACAACATAGACATCACTCACATTTCCATGATGCTTCACATGTTTTAGTCTATTTGAAATCATGCCACATCAAGTGAGTTGGGAAAGAATAGTAACATTGAATCATAATGAAGCTGTCACAGGTATTTGCAAATCTTCTGCAAGCATAATTCTCAAGATTTGCAACTTTTTTCAAGATCTCTCATTACTTTGAGTTGTTCAATTTTCTATTCAACAATTAAAACCAGTCTTTAGCCAACCTCAGTGCCTGTTTTGTCAAGTATTTCCAAGGTTTTGCAAGCTtttaccaaaaaataaaagataatccTAAATATTCTCACCAATCAAGAGCTCTATCATTTGTCTAAGGTTACTGCCATGCcaacctcttttctttcttgtttagatgttctaaaacaaattaattgaaaagataTAATGAAGTTCAATGCATTAGAAATTTGTTGCTCACTTGCTCATATACCAATAAAGCATCAGAGGAACAGGCTAAATAATTAGAGACAAACTAATGAGTATACCTGAGCAACAAATTCCTGCTCAACAGCTCGGCCGGCAGCAGCCTCTTGTTCTGCTGCTACTTTCCATCTAGTAATTTCTTCTTCAGCAGCAGCAATATCCATCATAAGCCCTTCAACCTACAATGCGATGAAGATGATAATCAATAATTTCTGAAACCAATCCAATAACGTAGTTCATGACCTAACAATTGCACGAGTTCCAAGAATCCATGAAGAAAGCAGTATTGGATACTGACGCTTGAAAAAACACTAACAACTTACACTTTCATTTGCCactctctccttttcttcaAGTTCCTCTATTCTATGCATTCTATAGCCCAATTCCTTTGACTGAGCCTCTGCATGCTCTTTAAGTAAATGCACCTCTGCCCTTAATACAGTAAATTGGCATAAGAAGAGAGCAATATCTGGTAAGTACAATAATATGATACCAAATACACCGCCAGTATATGTTCTTATGAGTTACTCTGTTAGAAGTACCTCAATTCCTCCACATTATGTTGTAGCTCAATGATCTCAAGCTGAGATACCTTGACGATATTCTCCAAAGCACCAGCCTAAGTAAAATGTATGATTGGAAGACAAATTAAGATGTAATACACAAaccaaaaatctaaaataataacaaaaaaaactgTAAGTACACTTACCAAAGTGTATACTTCGTCCTCTTCCATGTATGGAGTACCACCTTTGTCTTGAGATCCGGATATCTTGTTATCCCCAATAACCTTACTAAATTTGAAATCTATCCCAGCCTCCTTTAAGCCATTCTCTGCAGCTTGAAACAATTCACTGGTTTTGGAAGATTGGTCCAATTTCATCCTCTTCGACAAAGCACTTCTAAGTAATGAACCAATATGTTCTTTCTCCTTAACCAATCGAGCCACCATTTCATTCAAAACCTTCACCTCATGACTCTTCTCCTCCAATAAATCCCTTGTTTTTTCACCAACAATTCTACTCAACTCATAAATTGATTCCATCCCTGCTAAAGAAGCACGTAGATTCTCCTCCATATCTGTTTGTTGGGGGAGAAACAAAGACTCCGACAACTCCGAATCCAAATGATTACTATCAACAATCTTAATAACATCATAAAGCCGGTCATGAATCTGCGCAACTAATTTCAACTGATCGACCAACAAGGGTCTCTGCAGTTCAATCTTCGACTCAAAATCCCTCAACTTATCATCATACTCCCGAATTACTTCCTTCATCTCTAAACCTTCCTTCTCAACCAAATGCGTTTTCTCCAACAACTCTCTCTCAACTTCTGCAACCTTACCTTCCTTCTCCGCCAAACTCTTCTGTAAATTCTCAATCACAGAACACTTCTCTGCTGCCTCATCTCTCAGTCCACTAATCGAAGCTTCAAGTTGAGACACCTCAATAGCAATCTCGTAATTTCTCTGCTCAATTTGTTCTCTAGCTTCATTTCTTGACTTCGTAGTTACATCAATTTGCTTAATCATCTCCTCAACGATCTCATTCGTTCTTTTAATAACACCATAGGCAACAGCTTGTAATCCATTATATTTGTGTGACCTAGGTAACCCTAAAGCAGaaaaattcttgaaattaCTAACtttattagatattttctCAATTCCACTAATTAACATATGTCTCGAACTCTCAATCTCCGATTGCAATCCTTCCTTAACTTTCACCACCTCATCGAATTGTTTCACGATTTCATCTCTCTGCTTATTCAAATCACTCAATTCTACAGatattctctctttctctttcaatGCTTCTTCTTTATCTCTCAAAGCTTCATCTCTTTGTCTCGCGCACTCATCCCGTTTCTTGATCGCTTCATGCGCTAGTGCTTTTAACCGATTGAATGATACTTGGAGTTCCGATTTAGACGTCTCCGCTGCTTCTCGTGCAATTCTCTCACGATCGAGTTCCGCGAGAAGCTCGCGATATTTTTCTACGGAAATATCTTCTAAACTCGGAGTTCTAATAACAATCGGAAGCGGATCGTCTCCCTCTACATCGCTTAAGACTGCGTCGTTTTCGTCTCCGGGACCACTCGCCATTAGTccaaaatcaattcaattacTTAAAGCGGTGATCAATCATGTaagtttgtctttaatttctaataaatttagaGCCACAACCTAGAACTGAGATTAAAGTAAAGGATTACtttaaataaaaggaaaataatctAAACATGGAAATGAACGGTGCATTGTAGTTgcagaaaattaatattttattagaattgaAACATAATGATTGACTTACTATATGTGTGAGtacagaaaaagaaactgtaggagaagaagaagagagaaaaacagAACCCAAACAACGAAGGAAAGTTACCAACCAGCCAGTCTCCCCTTCTCTGTTTTGTTGTTTCTCTTTCTCCTCGTCAAGAAAACAAGACGAAAatgttttccttttcctttttttaatgAGGTGGAGGTTTTGGTACGACGCGGGTGTATACACTAGCGCTTCCAAACGATGTCGTAGAGTAGATCAATGGCGTTATATATTTTCCTATCATAAATAGAGCAAAATTACATTTCCCCCCTTAAGATTTGACTTCTGATCGAAATTGAAAGCTTACATCcctatccttttatttttcctaatttCGTTAAATTAGCTATTATTCTCTAGGTAGTTTTTTTGGTATTGCTCAAtctaattaaatgattaaaaataatttatttaactctTATACTTAATtcagattaaataaaaattattattaataattagagcgaaattatatgattttattatatactaattaataaaaataataaaataattgttgattaaattttttaaatgtttttaataatatgaaacccttcaattgttttcaacttagaataaaatattttattttagtagtaTATCATTGTttgtaataagaaataattaattaaaactctTCACTTGCTCCTAATCAAAGTATCTAGAAAtattaacaattaattaacttgatatctgtattttttttatttttagattaataaagattatatacttaataaatttactattcctaaatttttttaccaaattgagtttaaaaataaattaataaaattcaaagttttgattttagattattattaaattttatataataaaataaattctcttAGACCCCCgagtattttaaataaaagataatatgaaaaatatattgctGCAATTGTCCTTTAAAATACTTTCATCTTTtgttataattagataaataaatttaagtaaaaattattatttaattatttttatcaaaagataggattacattattttaaaatttaaaaacaaaaatttccaatttaataaaaataataattttattgaatctgataattaatattaaatttaaagaccaaataaattttttattatttacttctttgattagattaatataaaaaaatagaattaaaactCACAAATGTCAGTGttttgatttcaattttaaagatgtaatattattaatatggtAAAACCTCAAGGAGGAAAATGCAATTTCGTCTAATAATTATGTGCATATCAGTTAGAAGATGTGTCAACGGTGTTGATTGGTGACTTGTATATATGTATTCCTAATCTGacctttttcttgtaaaatcCTAATTGGAATTGAAATGGGATCAAAGTGctaaactataatttttataagaaaagaaaaagatacttaattttgtttactTGTAGaatcttggttcctaatctcTACGACTTGCCCTCTATTtcagtatttttttataactttaatTGTTTGGCGATGGACTTTTTTTAAAGAGAAGAGTAACTGATTATATATGTCATTTTTCAGGctttataatcatatgttataaatcaaattaattagctTGTTAAAGTCTTATTATTACCATGGCTTAAATCAAATCATCAGATTTGCTCTTACAATATAAActtgtttatattatatttgtttattatactCAATGTGTTGGACAATGTACACATACTTCAACATTTCTAATGAGAATTATttcaagagaaaaagaaaacgatCTGTTTTAAGAGTTTTATGCCACTCCAGATTAATTAACCTATGTCAGAATAAGCATTTGTTGGACGGTGCAATCTGCGAGTCTGGGGCACAAATGATATCATCAATTGCTTATCGCCATTGCCCACTTCTATTGATTCCATTAATATTGTTTTACAGTCAATCCCACTGAGTCAAATCAACCATAGGCGAACTGTTTCAGAAACTAAGATTCAAGTCTAAACATCTTATTATAGGAAGTTAACAATG
The sequence above is drawn from the Ricinus communis isolate WT05 ecotype wild-type chromosome 7, ASM1957865v1, whole genome shotgun sequence genome and encodes:
- the LOC8285476 gene encoding uncharacterized protein At3g49055; protein product: MASGPGDENDAVLSDVEGDDPLPIVIRTPSLEDISVEKYRELLAELDRERIAREAAETSKSELQVSFNRLKALAHEAIKKRDECARQRDEALRDKEEALKEKERISVELSDLNKQRDEIVKQFDEVVKVKEGLQSEIESSRHMLISGIEKISNKVSNFKNFSALGLPRSHKYNGLQAVAYGVIKRTNEIVEEMIKQIDVTTKSRNEAREQIEQRNYEIAIEVSQLEASISGLRDEAAEKCSVIENLQKSLAEKEGKVAEVERELLEKTHLVEKEGLEMKEVIREYDDKLRDFESKIELQRPLLVDQLKLVAQIHDRLYDVIKIVDSNHLDSELSESLFLPQQTDMEENLRASLAGMESIYELSRIVGEKTRDLLEEKSHEVKVLNEMVARLVKEKEHIGSLLRSALSKRMKLDQSSKTSELFQAAENGLKEAGIDFKFSKVIGDNKISGSQDKGGTPYMEEDEVYTLAGALENIVKVSQLEIIELQHNVEELRAEVHLLKEHAEAQSKELGYRMHRIEELEEKERVANESVEGLMMDIAAAEEEITRWKVAAEQEAAAGRAVEQEFVAQLSALKQELEEVRLAMLESEKKLKFKEETATAAMAAREAAEKSLRLADMRASRLRDRVEELSHQLEEFETREDSRGRNGPRYVCWPWQWLGLEFVGSRRPETQQTSNEMELSEPLL